The DNA segment TCGTCGGCTCGGCGCTCGACAAACTAGAGGGCAAAGGCGTCCAGGTCGAAACGATTCAACTCCGGCGGCTTGAACCTTCCGCAGCCCTCCTAACGATCAATAAGTTCTTCGGCAAAACAGAAGAAAACACCAAGGGACCGGTTGTCGATGGAGACCCAATCACCGGTCGCCTGTGGATTCGCGGGACTCCCGAAGAGATCCAATTGACCAAAGACCTGATCACTCAACTGGAAGGTGGGGATGGCCTAGGGGCGATCGGCGACCGCATTCGCGTGCTCCCCTATACCGGGCAGAATGCCGCGGACCTCCTGCAACAAGCCCAGATGATGTGGGAAGTCACCGGACGCAAGAACAAAATTCGGATGATCACGCCTTCCGGCGGATCCAACACGGAGGGGCTTCCCCAACGTTCGCTCCATCCCGAAGCGGGCAAATCGGATCCCAAACTACAGGGCATCCCCGAGGCATCCCTTCCTCGTAGGAATGCGGATCGTTTCGCAAGCCATGCTCCTACAAAACGGCTGATGCGAACGGTCATGCGTTCGAATCCCAACGACGCCTTCGATCGCTACTTCACACAGGCCCAGGCCCAGTCGCCCGCCCGCCAACTGATACATCAACAATCCCCGCTTCCGGTGACTGCCGGAACGCAGGAACCAGCGGCAACTCCTGCCGAAGCGGCGAAGCCAACAAGCGATAACTCCACCCAACCGACTGACGAAGAAGATGGTAAAGGATCGGAAATTGTCATCACTCCGACGGCTCAAGGATTAATCGTTGCCTCCGACGATCCATTGGCCTTGATCGAATTTGAGGACCTCCTTCGCACGCTTTCCGAACAGTCCAGTTTCAGCAATCAAGCTCCCACCGTTTTTTGGCTAAAATTCGTCAAAGCTTCGGTAGCTCAAACGATGGTAACCGAGATCCTGGGCGGAGATTCAGGTGGTGGCGGAGGAGCCTTGGGCGGCGGCCTGCTGGATGAACTGGGCGGAGGCCTGGGAATGCTTGGCGGGATGATGGGCCTGGGTGGCGGCGGCGAATCGGGCAGCGGCCCCGTGTTAACCGCGACCGGTTCGGTCAGCATCGTCCCCGACGATCGCTTGAATGCATTGATCATCCAAGCCAACGCACTGGACATGCAAACCATCGAAACCATCCTGGAAGTGATCGACCGCGAAGAAAGCCCCGAAGATATCCAGACCGTCGCAAAGCCTCGATTGATTCCGGTTATCTATACGGAAGCAAAATCGATCGCCGAAATCATCAAAGGCGTCTACGCTGATAAAATGGCAACCGCAGCCGGTGGCGGCGACGCTGGACGAGGCAACAACCAACCACGCCCCGAAGACATTATCGCCGCCCTTCGCGGAGGTGGTGGTGGACGCGGCGGCCGAGGCGGCGGCGGCGGTGCTGCCGAAGGAGCGAAAAGCGAACCAGCCAAAGTCGCGGTTGCCGTCGACGAACGAAGCAACACCCTGATCGTAACGGCAACCCCGCAAGACTTCGAAGACATCCTTTCCCTCGTCGAACAAATCGATCAAGCGGGTGCTGAATCCGAAGAAACGACTCAAGTCATCACGCTTGACGGCTCCATTAATCCGGCCGTTGTGCAGCAAGCCTTGGAATCGATCTTAGGACAAACGACGACGACCACGACGGCACAATCGAATTCCAGCTCCACCAATTCCACCTCGACCAACAATGACCGAGCCGCGGCCACTTCCGCAGACGACATTCGTCGCCGGATCGAAGCCTTTCGCTCCTCCCGAGGCGGCGACGCAGGAGGTGGACGCGCTGGTGGCGGGGGCAACCGAGGGGGTGGAGGAGGAGGACGAGGCGGCCAAACAGGCGGCGGCGGTCGCGGCGGACGCTAAGATGACACATTCCCCAACGCACTTTTGGACAGCACAATCATGATCATGGAAGCGGGTGAAATCCTACGTAAGCGGGGACTCCTTACGCCTGAGCAACTAAAGCACAGCCGCAACGGGGGAGCTTCTGGAGTCATCCAAACCGCGGTCGAACTGGGCTACGTCGACGAACGCGAAGCCCTTCAAGTCCTCGCCGATGAAGTCGGTCTGGACTTTGTCGACCTGCGAGAAACCGAAGTCGATCTGTCCGTCCTGAAAGGCTTTCCGCAAAAACTGATCTACCGACACGCTTTGTTTCCGATCCGTAATGAGAACGGATCCCTACTGGTTGCGACGGCCGATCCGCTGGACCTATACCCACTGGATGAAGCGAGCGCAGCGATCGGGATCAACATCACGCCGGTGATCGCCGAGCGGGGTGAAATCGCTCGACTGGTCAAACGGCACATGGGTGTTGGTAGCGAGACGGTCGAGGGGCTGATGGCAGCCACGTCGGACGATGACGAAGTCGAACTGTTAGACCAAATTGAAACCGACGGTTCAGAACTTTCCGAAATGGCTCAAGAAGCCTCGGTCGTTCGCTTGGTCAACGAAATCATGCTGGAAGCGATCGAATCGCGAGCCAGTGACGTTCACATCGAATCGCAGTCCGATGGCTTGGTCATCCGCTATCGCATCGACGGCATCCTTCACCCACAACCGGTTCCACCGGAGATCAATCGTTTCCAAGCCGCCATCATCAGTCGCCTAAAAATCATGGCTCGACTGAACATCGCGGAAAAACGACTCCCTCAGGACGGCCGGATCAAGCTCCGTGTCCATGGCCGCGAAGTCGACATCCGCCTAAGTGTGATCCCGATGATCCATGGCGAAGGGTTGGTCATGCGTGTCCTGGACAAAGGGTCGATGGTCTTTGACCTGCAAGGCCTGGGGATGGACCCCGAAACGTACCGTCAGTTCAGCGAACTGATCCGAATGCCACACGGAATCGTGCTTGTCACCGGACCCACCGGGTCGGGAAAAACGACCACGCTGTATAGCAGCCTGATGGAAATCAAAGGGCCCGACAATAAAATCATCACCACCGAGGATCCGGTGGAATATCAGCTGGACGGAATCAACCAGATTCAGGTCCATCCCAAAATTGGGCTGACGTTTGCGGCTTCGCTGCGAAGCATCCTGCGACATGACCCCGACATCGTTTTAATCGGGGAAATTCGCGACCTGGAAACAGCCGAAAATGCGATCCAGGCATCGCTTACCGGTCACCTTGTGTTCAGCACCCTGCACACCAACGATGCTTCGGGGGCTTACACCCGTATGACCGACATGGGCGTCGAGCCCTTCCTGGTCGCCAGCACGGTTGAAGCGGTGATGGCCCAGCGTCTGGTAAGGCGGTTGTGCAAAGACTGCAAAGAGGAATACACGCCGAAACGCGACGACCTACCAAGCGACTTCCCTTGGGAGAAACTGGACGGCCGCCCCCTCTTCCGCAGCGTCGGCTGCCGGGCTTGCCGCAAGGTCGGCTACAGCGGTCGAATGGGGGTTTACGAATTGCTTGTCAGCAGTGAATCCATCCGGCAACTGGCCCATGACCGTGTTAGCAGCTGGGACATCCGAAAGGCAGCCCTCGCAGATGGAATGCGAACCCTGCGAATGGATGCATGGGACAAGGCGATCGCCGGAGGAACCAGCATTGACGAAGTAGTGCGACTTACCAAAGGCGACCGAGTTTAATCCATGGCAGATTTTGCATACGTCGCCCGCGACAGCAGCGGCAAAAAAGTTACCGGCACCGTTGATGCTGGAAATCAACGGGACGCGGCCGCCCAACTGGCTGCTCGCTCGCTCTTTCCAATCGACGTCAAACCGGCCGACCGAAATGCGGCGGCGCCCGATCGCCTTCGGTCTCGCAAAGTCAAACCACAGGCAATGGCCATCTTTTATGGCCAATTAGCTTCGCTGCTCCGCAGTGGCGTATCGATGATGCGCGCGTTGACGGTCTTAAGCGAGCAAGCCTCGGACAAAAACCTAAAACTGGTCCTTACCGACATTCGTTCGCGAGTCGAAGAAGGCGAACCGCTCGGGAATGCGATGGCACGCTACCCGCGAGTCTTCAGCGAAATGGGAACCAACATGGTCCGCGCAGGGACCGAGGGCGGATTCCTGGAAGACGCACTAGAACGCGTCAGCACCTTCACCGAACTGCAGGAAGACCTTAAAGGCAAAACCGTCAGTGCCCTCGCCTACCCCGTTTTCCTGTTTGGCGTCGGATCGATTGTGATCACAGTCCTAATCGTTTTCTTTGTCCCCAAATTCGATCCGCTGTTCGCACGACTGCGCGACAAAGGGGAAATGCCGGCGATCACCGACGGCTTGCTAAGCTTCAGCAAGATGCTGCAGTCCTACGGTATTTTTGTTGTCATCGCGGTGATCGCGATCGGATTCCTGATCCGAATGAAACTGCAAACCGAAGAAGGCAAATTCACGGCCGACAAACTGAAACTAAAAGTCCCTGTTCTAGGGGAAATTTTGATGAGCCTATCGGTGGCTCGATTCTGCCGAGTCCTCGGAACGCTGCTGGGCAACGGCGTTCCCATTTTGAAATCATTAGAAATCAGCCGAGCCGCCACAGGAAACCGCTTGCTCAGCCGCTCGATCGGCGAAGCGAGCGAGAACATTCGCGCCGGCGAAAACCTGGCAACACCTCTCCGCGCCAGCGGCTACTTCCCGACGACCGTCGTCGAGATGATCAGCGTTGCAGAGGAAAGCAATTCACTGGAATCGGTTTTACCAACGATTGCCGATAGTTTGGAGAAACGAACCTTCCGTCGCTTGGACTTGTTCGTGCGACTGCTGGAACCGGTGATGCTGTTGGTAATGGCAACGCTCGTGCTGATCGTCGTCATGGCACTTCTCATTCCGGTTATCAAGAGCTCCTCGGCAATCTAAGCGGAGCGTGGCGGCGAGCGGCGATTCTTCTTAGCGGAACGGCGCAAGCCGTCCGGCAATCGCTTCTGAAACCACGCGGACTGGGCCGGAGGGCTCGCGCCCTGCCGCTAAGAAAGTCGCAAACAGTCTTCTTAGCGGAACGGCGCAAGCCGTCCGGCAATCGCTTCTGAAAACACCACGGATGGGCCGGAGGGCTCGCGCCCTGCCGCTAAGAAAGTCGCGGACAGTCTTCTTAGCGGAACGGCGCAAGCCGTCCGGCAATCGCTTCTAAAGCAACACGGACTGGCCGGAGGGCTTGCGCCCTGCCGCTAAGAAAATCGCGGACAGTCTTCTTAGCGGAACGGCGCAAGCCGTCCGGCAATCACTTCTGAAAACACCACGGATGGGCCGGAGGGCTCGCGCCCTGCCGCTAAGAAAGTCGCGGACAGTCTTCTTAGCGGAACGGCGCAAGCCGTCCGGCAATCGCTTCTGAAACACCACGGACTGGCCGGAGGGCTCGCGCCCTGCCGCTAAGAAAGTCGCGGACAGTCTTCTTAGCGGAACGGCGCAAGCCGTCCGGCAATCGCTTCTAAAGCAACACGGACTGGCCGGAGGGCTTGCGCCCTGCCGCTAAGAAAATCGCGGACAGTCTTCTTAGCGGAACGGCGCAAGCCGTCCGGCAATCACTTCTGAAAACACCACGGATGGGCCGGAGGGCTCGCGCCCTGCCGCTAAGAAAGTCGCGGACAGTCTTCTTAGCGGAACGGCGCAAGCCGTCCGGCAATCGCTTCTGAAACACCACGGACTGGCCGGAGGGCTCGCGCCCTGCCGCTTAGAAAATTGCGGACATATGTGGACGCTCTGCTTACCGCTACGGCATCGCTCATCACGTCGGACTGGCTGGCGATTGGAATGCGGAACACCACTCCCCATCCGCTCCCAATGTCACTAAGTTGTAGGCCTTGGCGGGGTTTGTCGTGCTTCGCCTCCAACCTATCAAAAGGTCCTCTGGACCTACCGGAGTGAATCAATGAGACCCCACCACCCGCTTTTGCTGACCTGCCTACTTGTCCTCGCGGTTCCGACGATGGCATTTGCACATCCTGGGCATGCCCATCAAAGCGGATTTGGTGAAGGATTGATTCACCCTTTTAGCGGCTTGGACCACCTCATCGCACTGTTAGCGACAGCGATTCTTGGGCTCCGCCTGGGAGGCCGTGCAACGTGGGGTATCCCTGCACTATTCTTGGCTAGTTGCAGCCTTGGGGGGATGATCGCGTTGGCGGGGTACCAACTGCCCTTGGCCACGGTCGCGATCGTTTTGTCAGCCATTGTCAGCGTTGCCTTGCTGCTTCGTCGCCAAAACCCATCGACCGCTGCGGTTGCGACCCTTGCCCTATTTGGTGTTTTTCACGGACAAGCCCACCTTCAATCACTCGCTTCACAGCCTGCGAATCTTGCGGGATATGCGGCTGGCGTGCTACTCGCTTCGCTGATCATCATCGCAATCCCAGTGGCGCTGGCTCGCCTTTCCGCATTCGCTCGCACGCGTTCCAACAGCGTTTCGGCGTCGCTGGAAAATAGCCGCTCTTAGAAGCTGAAATCGCGTCCGCTTTTCCGTGCGGCATTCCCACCCTAGATCGCGAAAGAGCCGATCGACGGGGACCAGACGCCAGGCTTGCAAACCGGTCTGCCAGCGGAAGAACAGGTGCATGATCCCCAGCCACACCTCAGCCCAAACACGCTGAGGGATCGGCTTGGGGACGTAAAAATCAACGACATACCAGACGCCCGCATGATTCAGCCAGCTATCTAATTGCTGCAACCGCGGCTTTATCTGCGTCTCGGTAAAGCAGTCTAGGAAAAACGCGGTCACGATCAAATCAAAGTGACCCGCGGGGTAGTCGGCCTGAGCGATATCGACCGTCTGCCACTGGACTCGGTCCGCCAAACCGGCACGCTCCAGCCGTTCCTGCTGCAGACGGATCATTTCCTTGCTGATATCGATACTGGTGACACGCGTTTGCGGATACGCCTGCACAAACGCCTCAAGCAGACGACCGTCGCCGTCTCCAACGAACAGCACCTCCGAGCAATCCTTCAGCCGCTCGGTTAAATCGGCAAGCAACGCGACTCGAGCCCGTTGCAAACCACTTCCAAACCGCAGCCTTTCCAGAGTTTCGTACCAAGGAGCCAGAGAATCGTATCCCTTGCTGCAGCGATCCGACTGCGAGGCGCTGTGATTTGCGTGTTCAGGGCCATCGCACGATGTCGATCGCGTCATGAAAACAGGACCATGACAAGAATGGGAGATAGCAAGACGTAATCGGCCAACAGTGCTCCCACCGACCAAGTGCAAAACGACAGCCCGACCAACCCGACACCACTCACGACCAGCGCCAGCCCAACCGGTCCTGGGACTGCTTCGTACGCCCACAAACCGCTTACCAAAATCACAACCAAGCAGGCAAACCATGGCAACAAGGATGCCAGCCAGGGAAACCGCAGGACCGCGGACCCAATCTGTTGCTGGCGATCGCTATGACGCTGCGACCGCGAAACAAGCAAGCAGTTCAGCGCAAACAGGCAGGCGATCGAAAGAAGCGAAAGGAAGACCGACCGGTTTCGAACAACCGTAAGGGTCGGCAGCCCCACACCGGCGGCAAAAATGATCGCGACGATAAACTCCTTGGGGACCCCGCGACGAAGGCGAGCACTTGCATGGACGGTCCAGCCATAAAGCAGTACGCCGCCGAGCAATGCGGCCCCTCCGACCCACAACCGTCGCTCCAAACAAAAAAGAGTCACCACCCCCGTCAGCAGCAACACCGCCCCCCAAGTTCTCCACAAAGGAATTCCCCATCGCTGGGTGAAACGGTGCCTGGCAGGGACCTCCTGATCGAAGTTCAGGCGGCGGCAATCGAGCAAGCGATCGGTCAAATAGATCAGCCAAACCGCTCCAAACAACGCCACCAGCGACGGCCACCATTCGGATGCGAACGCGACCTTCTCGGGGCGGGGCTGCAGATAGACAAACGACAGCAACAACGCCCAAGAGACCGCGACCACGGGGGCATCCAAAGAAACCAAATTTGGCCCCTGCAGCAAGCGAATGAAAGTCGCCTGACGAAGCGGCCGATGTTGCCTTCGTTCAAAGTCACACCGGTCCACGGACGCCGCATCCATTTCAACGGTTCGCAAGGTTTTTTGCCACGGTCTTCGCATGCCGTTCATTGTAGGCCCCCACGTCCGACGTTGATAGAATCGACAGGGACGGCAAGCAGGCGGGGCGATTCACCCCCCGCAGATAAACCGCGGCAAACAAGGGCTCCGGAAACAGCCGATTAGTGTTATCATAAGCCCTCCTAGTTCCTCGATGGCATACCCAATCATGATCGATTTCTCCTGCGACGTATGTGGCACGCCCTTGCAGGCATTGGATCAAAACGCAGGCAAAAAAGCCCGCTGCCAGTGTGGTTCGATCATGCGTGTCCCTGCAATAAGCAGCCACTATTCGGCTCATCCTGCGACCTACGAAAGCACAGAGGACTACAACGCTCCGGAGAAGGTTCCTGCTGGGCCGGTCGTTTCGCGTCCCTTTGATGACTTCGAGGCTCATCAAAAGCAAGTTGCAGGGAACGATCGGTACGACGATTCCGCCCCGATCAGCCGAGGCGGCGACCGAGACCTTGCCTCCCCTGACTCGCTTCAGCCGATACCACCAATGCCCACTTCTTCTGCACCGGTAGAAAAGCCTACCGCAGGAGCCGACGTATCGGCAATTTTCTGGGGCGTCGTCATCATGGTTGGAAGTGTCGTCTGGTTTTTTGGCGGCCTAGCCGCTGGCCGCGTGTTCATTTATCCGGCGGCGTTGT comes from the Roseimaritima multifibrata genome and includes:
- a CDS encoding HupE/UreJ family protein gives rise to the protein MRPHHPLLLTCLLVLAVPTMAFAHPGHAHQSGFGEGLIHPFSGLDHLIALLATAILGLRLGGRATWGIPALFLASCSLGGMIALAGYQLPLATVAIVLSAIVSVALLLRRQNPSTAAVATLALFGVFHGQAHLQSLASQPANLAGYAAGVLLASLIIIAIPVALARLSAFARTRSNSVSASLENSRS
- a CDS encoding secretin N-terminal domain-containing protein: MLLRFLTVSLFLTCVSASAPLPSLQGQEPAPAAAEPAPAADDPAPAADEPAAEADAPATADPAPAADEPAPAAINPTPAQAAAAMVRPIGKQSVRFNFSNTSWKDVLLWLSEEADLSLKAERFPQGTLSFVDPTREYSIPEALDQINRQLLDRGYALVRRGRLLMLIDLESPLAGKYIENIAEVVTPEDLDDRAESDIVKCIFPLGAMSADEADEELRQMLGPSMPMTVLSSARQVMVTDTVARLKGIRKVLADATTAGLEVTEIKLQHRGAEEILALARPLLQLEEDQNANDSIRIAVDPFGDRLYVAGEPSAVTLLQRIVEKADQNLLPEGDMDTPVQLPELRTYPITVADSTTVFDVMQTLLAGLPDTRISLDPGTNSLIVFARPETHSIVGSALDKLEGKGVQVETIQLRRLEPSAALLTINKFFGKTEENTKGPVVDGDPITGRLWIRGTPEEIQLTKDLITQLEGGDGLGAIGDRIRVLPYTGQNAADLLQQAQMMWEVTGRKNKIRMITPSGGSNTEGLPQRSLHPEAGKSDPKLQGIPEASLPRRNADRFASHAPTKRLMRTVMRSNPNDAFDRYFTQAQAQSPARQLIHQQSPLPVTAGTQEPAATPAEAAKPTSDNSTQPTDEEDGKGSEIVITPTAQGLIVASDDPLALIEFEDLLRTLSEQSSFSNQAPTVFWLKFVKASVAQTMVTEILGGDSGGGGGALGGGLLDELGGGLGMLGGMMGLGGGGESGSGPVLTATGSVSIVPDDRLNALIIQANALDMQTIETILEVIDREESPEDIQTVAKPRLIPVIYTEAKSIAEIIKGVYADKMATAAGGGDAGRGNNQPRPEDIIAALRGGGGGRGGRGGGGGAAEGAKSEPAKVAVAVDERSNTLIVTATPQDFEDILSLVEQIDQAGAESEETTQVITLDGSINPAVVQQALESILGQTTTTTTAQSNSSSTNSTSTNNDRAAATSADDIRRRIEAFRSSRGGDAGGGRAGGGGNRGGGGGGRGGQTGGGGRGGR
- a CDS encoding GspE/PulE family protein, producing the protein MIMEAGEILRKRGLLTPEQLKHSRNGGASGVIQTAVELGYVDEREALQVLADEVGLDFVDLRETEVDLSVLKGFPQKLIYRHALFPIRNENGSLLVATADPLDLYPLDEASAAIGINITPVIAERGEIARLVKRHMGVGSETVEGLMAATSDDDEVELLDQIETDGSELSEMAQEASVVRLVNEIMLEAIESRASDVHIESQSDGLVIRYRIDGILHPQPVPPEINRFQAAIISRLKIMARLNIAEKRLPQDGRIKLRVHGREVDIRLSVIPMIHGEGLVMRVLDKGSMVFDLQGLGMDPETYRQFSELIRMPHGIVLVTGPTGSGKTTTLYSSLMEIKGPDNKIITTEDPVEYQLDGINQIQVHPKIGLTFAASLRSILRHDPDIVLIGEIRDLETAENAIQASLTGHLVFSTLHTNDASGAYTRMTDMGVEPFLVASTVEAVMAQRLVRRLCKDCKEEYTPKRDDLPSDFPWEKLDGRPLFRSVGCRACRKVGYSGRMGVYELLVSSESIRQLAHDRVSSWDIRKAALADGMRTLRMDAWDKAIAGGTSIDEVVRLTKGDRV
- a CDS encoding type II secretion system F family protein, with translation MADFAYVARDSSGKKVTGTVDAGNQRDAAAQLAARSLFPIDVKPADRNAAAPDRLRSRKVKPQAMAIFYGQLASLLRSGVSMMRALTVLSEQASDKNLKLVLTDIRSRVEEGEPLGNAMARYPRVFSEMGTNMVRAGTEGGFLEDALERVSTFTELQEDLKGKTVSALAYPVFLFGVGSIVITVLIVFFVPKFDPLFARLRDKGEMPAITDGLLSFSKMLQSYGIFVVIAVIAIGFLIRMKLQTEEGKFTADKLKLKVPVLGEILMSLSVARFCRVLGTLLGNGVPILKSLEISRAATGNRLLSRSIGEASENIRAGENLATPLRASGYFPTTVVEMISVAEESNSLESVLPTIADSLEKRTFRRLDLFVRLLEPVMLLVMATLVLIVVMALLIPVIKSSSAI
- a CDS encoding class I SAM-dependent methyltransferase codes for the protein MTRSTSCDGPEHANHSASQSDRCSKGYDSLAPWYETLERLRFGSGLQRARVALLADLTERLKDCSEVLFVGDGDGRLLEAFVQAYPQTRVTSIDISKEMIRLQQERLERAGLADRVQWQTVDIAQADYPAGHFDLIVTAFFLDCFTETQIKPRLQQLDSWLNHAGVWYVVDFYVPKPIPQRVWAEVWLGIMHLFFRWQTGLQAWRLVPVDRLFRDLGWECRTEKRTRFQLLRAAIFQRRRNAVGTRASECGKASQRHWDCDDDQRSE